A portion of the Phycisphaerales bacterium AB-hyl4 genome contains these proteins:
- the glnA gene encoding type I glutamate--ammonia ligase yields MTPKQVLQFIKQNKIEFIDCRFMDFPGLWQHITFPVSELKEDSFDHGFGFDGSAIRGWQAINESDMLIVPVADTAHLDPFLQFPTLGLICDIKDPVTKKEYSRDPRSIGRKAQDYLKHSKIADHAMFGPELEFFIFDNAWYDQGVNSAHYRVDSAEGIWNRGKQDPTNLGYQVRQREGYFPMPPMDTMTDLRSEMVSEMIKLGIPVEGHHHEVATGGQAEIDLRYQGLLKMADTCMLYKYVVKNVAARHGKVATFMPKPLFQDNGSGMHTHFSMWKGNKPLFAGPRYAGLSQLGLYAIGGLLKHARSLLAFTNPTTNSFKRLVPGYEAPVHLVYSSRNRSTAIRIPVYSDNPESRRIEFRCPDASCNPYLAFAAMTMAAIDGIKNKIDPGDPIDKDLYELEPEEYESIDAAPVELSEALDALAADHDYLLEGGVFTEDVIHYWIKYKRENEVAALRQRPHPFEFCMYFDI; encoded by the coding sequence ATGACACCCAAACAGGTCCTCCAGTTCATCAAGCAGAACAAGATCGAGTTCATCGACTGCCGGTTCATGGACTTCCCCGGCCTCTGGCAGCACATCACCTTCCCCGTCAGCGAACTCAAGGAAGACTCGTTCGACCACGGCTTCGGCTTCGACGGCTCGGCCATCCGCGGATGGCAGGCCATCAACGAATCCGACATGCTCATCGTCCCCGTCGCGGACACGGCTCACCTCGACCCGTTCCTCCAGTTTCCCACGCTGGGCCTGATCTGCGATATCAAAGACCCGGTCACCAAAAAAGAGTACAGCCGCGATCCACGCTCCATCGGCCGAAAGGCGCAGGACTACCTCAAGCACTCAAAGATCGCCGACCACGCGATGTTCGGCCCCGAACTCGAATTTTTCATCTTCGACAACGCCTGGTACGACCAGGGCGTCAACAGCGCCCACTATCGCGTCGACTCCGCAGAGGGCATCTGGAACCGCGGCAAGCAGGACCCGACCAACCTCGGCTATCAGGTCCGCCAGCGCGAAGGCTACTTCCCCATGCCGCCGATGGACACGATGACCGACCTCCGCTCGGAGATGGTCAGCGAGATGATCAAGCTCGGCATCCCCGTCGAGGGCCATCACCACGAAGTCGCCACCGGCGGACAGGCCGAGATCGACCTTCGCTACCAGGGCCTGCTGAAGATGGCCGACACGTGCATGCTCTACAAGTACGTGGTGAAGAACGTCGCGGCCCGGCACGGCAAGGTGGCGACGTTCATGCCCAAGCCGTTGTTTCAAGACAACGGCAGCGGGATGCACACGCACTTTTCCATGTGGAAAGGCAACAAGCCGTTGTTCGCCGGCCCGCGATACGCCGGCCTGTCGCAACTAGGCCTCTACGCCATCGGTGGTCTGCTCAAGCACGCCCGCTCGCTGCTCGCGTTCACCAACCCGACCACCAACAGCTTCAAACGTCTCGTGCCCGGCTACGAAGCGCCGGTGCACCTGGTCTACTCGTCGCGCAACCGCTCGACCGCCATCCGCATCCCCGTCTACTCCGACAACCCCGAGTCACGCCGCATCGAGTTCCGCTGCCCCGATGCGTCCTGCAACCCGTACCTCGCCTTCGCCGCGATGACCATGGCGGCGATCGACGGCATTAAAAACAAGATCGACCCCGGCGACCCGATCGATAAAGACCTCTACGAGCTTGAGCCGGAGGAATATGAATCGATCGACGCCGCGCCGGTCGAGTTGTCCGAAGCGCTCGACGCGCTCGCTGCCGACCACGACTACCTGCTTGAGGGCGGCGTGTTCACCGAAGACGTCATCCACTACTGGATCAAGTACAAGCGCGAAAACGAGGTCGCAGCGCTGCGACAACGCCCGCACCCGTTTGAATTCTGCATGTACTTCGATATTTGA
- the aroF gene encoding 3-deoxy-7-phosphoheptulonate synthase: MQPKATEQQVQHVCQLVKDMGLTDHVIHGTELTVVAVIGEDRRKDQGRLEQAPGVDRVMRVLAPYKLAARESRQERSIVRLSEQCTFGGKDISIIAGPCSVESEEQIMQTARMVKEAGAHALRGGAFKPRTNPYAFQGMGEDGLKLLAAARAETGLAVVTEVVTPDDVELVSKYADCLQIGTRNAQNYKLLEAVGAQSKPVLYKRGMSMTIDEYLQATEYILAGGNNNVVLCERGIRTFEDHTRNTLSLSAVPELHHRTHLPVVIDPSHGTGHARLVPAMARAAVAAGCDGLAIEVHPDPEHALTDGAQSVTPAVLAEMIASVRRVAEAVDRRCGEPVTLAV; encoded by the coding sequence ATGCAACCCAAAGCTACGGAACAGCAAGTGCAACACGTCTGCCAACTGGTGAAAGATATGGGCCTCACCGACCACGTCATCCACGGCACAGAGTTGACCGTTGTCGCCGTGATCGGGGAAGACCGCCGCAAGGATCAGGGTCGGCTCGAACAGGCGCCGGGGGTCGACCGGGTCATGCGTGTGCTCGCTCCCTACAAGCTGGCTGCACGCGAGTCGCGGCAGGAGCGAAGCATCGTCCGCCTGAGCGAGCAATGCACGTTCGGCGGCAAGGACATCAGCATCATCGCAGGCCCGTGCAGTGTCGAAAGCGAAGAGCAGATCATGCAGACCGCCCGCATGGTCAAAGAAGCCGGCGCTCATGCCCTGCGCGGCGGCGCATTCAAGCCGCGCACCAACCCCTACGCGTTCCAGGGCATGGGCGAAGACGGCCTGAAGCTGCTCGCCGCGGCGCGTGCGGAGACAGGGCTTGCCGTCGTGACGGAGGTGGTGACACCAGATGATGTGGAGCTTGTGTCGAAGTACGCCGACTGCCTTCAGATCGGCACGCGCAACGCGCAGAACTACAAGCTGCTCGAAGCGGTGGGCGCACAGTCGAAGCCAGTGCTATACAAGCGCGGCATGTCGATGACGATTGACGAATACCTGCAAGCGACGGAGTACATCCTCGCCGGTGGGAACAACAACGTGGTGTTGTGTGAGCGTGGCATTCGCACGTTCGAAGACCACACGCGCAACACGCTGAGCCTCTCTGCCGTGCCGGAACTGCATCACCGTACGCATCTGCCCGTGGTGATTGACCCCTCACACGGCACGGGCCATGCCCGGCTCGTTCCCGCCATGGCACGCGCCGCGGTCGCGGCCGGCTGCGACGGTTTGGCAATCGAAGTGCACCCGGACCCGGAACACGCCCTGACCGACGGGGCGCAATCGGTCACGCCAGCGGTGCTCGCGGAGATGATTGCCTCCGTCCGCCGCGTCGCCGAGGCGGTCGACCGACGATGCGGTGAGCCGGTTACGTTGGCGGTGTGA
- a CDS encoding UbiA-like polyprenyltransferase, whose product MTTATPLPARVAILARDIKLSHSVFALPFALLATFLAAASADRLPRVGEFVLIVVCMVLARTLAMAVNRWADAGFDADNPRTAGRAIPSGSLTRPFVLGMAIAFAVAFVVAAGGFWFFYGNPWPMVLSPAVAAYLAGYSFTKRFTWLCHIVLGVALALSPLAAVIAIEPGYLASPTPWLLALLVTCWVAGFDVIYALQDVGVDREQGLYSMPSRLGIASALWISRMLHFVTAGALVALAMTSSQLGVTFAIAAVLTLGLLVLEHVLIAGSKAHRIPLVFITVNGLISLLLGAAGIVDVLLRVNV is encoded by the coding sequence ATGACCACTGCGACCCCCTTGCCCGCGCGGGTGGCGATCCTCGCCCGCGACATCAAGTTGAGCCACTCCGTCTTCGCGCTGCCGTTTGCGCTGCTGGCGACGTTTCTCGCGGCGGCGTCGGCCGATCGGCTGCCGCGCGTGGGCGAGTTCGTGCTGATTGTCGTGTGCATGGTGCTTGCGCGGACGCTGGCGATGGCGGTCAACCGCTGGGCCGACGCCGGCTTCGACGCGGACAACCCGCGGACGGCCGGGCGTGCGATCCCCAGCGGGTCGCTGACGCGGCCGTTTGTGCTGGGGATGGCGATCGCCTTCGCGGTGGCGTTTGTCGTAGCGGCGGGGGGGTTCTGGTTTTTCTATGGCAACCCCTGGCCGATGGTGCTGTCGCCGGCGGTGGCGGCGTATCTCGCGGGCTACAGCTTCACGAAACGGTTCACCTGGCTTTGCCACATCGTGCTCGGGGTGGCGTTGGCGCTGAGTCCGCTGGCAGCAGTGATCGCGATTGAGCCAGGCTACCTCGCGTCGCCGACGCCTTGGCTGCTGGCGTTGCTGGTGACCTGCTGGGTCGCGGGCTTCGACGTGATCTATGCGTTGCAGGACGTGGGCGTCGATCGCGAGCAGGGGCTTTATTCGATGCCGTCGCGACTTGGTATTGCGTCCGCGCTTTGGATCAGTCGAATGTTGCACTTCGTCACAGCGGGGGCACTGGTCGCGCTGGCGATGACCAGTTCGCAGCTTGGCGTGACGTTCGCCATCGCAGCGGTGTTGACGCTGGGCTTGCTCGTGTTGGAGCATGTGCTCATCGCCGGCTCGAAGGCGCATCGCATTCCGCTGGTGTTCATCACCGTCAACGGGTTGATCAGCCTGCTGCTGGGCGCAGCGGGCATCGTTGACGTCCTGTTGCGCGTTAATGTGTGA
- a CDS encoding sugar phosphate isomerase/epimerase family protein, giving the protein MSLNLDEKLGVCSWSLQAENAADLAQRVSACELPFVQLALNPLARQPEQWADVNKHLAAAGVSIRSGMFGCVGEDYSSLESIRKTGGLVPEQTWPENQKIIENAIRTAESLGLRLVSTHAGFIPDADDKQAFERLVERIRWVTDRFKSVGLTLLLETGQETASVLETFLRKVDAPNLGVNFDPANMILYDKGDPITALQRLLPYVGQVHIKDAVRTTSPGTWGQEVAVGEGDVDWPAFLRVLDESSFTGDLVIERERGQPHTRMNDIRTARQLLQDWMAQAT; this is encoded by the coding sequence ATGTCATTGAATCTCGACGAAAAACTGGGCGTATGCAGTTGGTCCCTTCAAGCCGAAAACGCCGCGGACCTCGCGCAGCGCGTTTCCGCCTGTGAACTGCCCTTCGTGCAACTCGCCTTGAACCCACTAGCCCGCCAGCCTGAGCAATGGGCCGATGTGAACAAGCATCTCGCCGCCGCGGGTGTGAGCATCCGTTCCGGCATGTTCGGCTGCGTGGGCGAAGATTACTCCTCACTCGAATCCATCCGAAAAACCGGCGGTCTCGTACCCGAACAGACCTGGCCGGAGAATCAAAAGATCATCGAAAACGCGATCCGCACCGCCGAGTCGCTTGGCCTGCGCCTCGTCAGCACGCACGCCGGCTTCATTCCAGACGCCGACGACAAACAGGCGTTCGAGCGCCTCGTCGAGCGTATTCGATGGGTCACTGACCGCTTCAAGTCGGTCGGCCTCACCTTGCTGCTGGAAACCGGCCAGGAAACCGCGAGCGTGCTGGAAACTTTTCTTCGCAAGGTCGACGCGCCCAACCTCGGCGTAAACTTCGACCCGGCCAACATGATCCTCTACGACAAGGGCGACCCCATCACCGCCCTCCAGCGGCTGTTGCCGTACGTCGGACAGGTGCACATCAAAGATGCCGTCCGCACGACCTCGCCGGGCACGTGGGGGCAGGAGGTGGCGGTCGGCGAAGGCGACGTAGACTGGCCCGCCTTCTTGCGTGTGCTCGATGAGTCGAGCTTCACCGGCGATCTGGTCATCGAACGTGAACGCGGCCAGCCTCACACCCGCATGAATGACATCCGTACGGCTCGCCAGTTGTTGCAGGACTGGATGGCTCAAGCAACCTGA
- a CDS encoding glycosyltransferase has protein sequence MAMRVLMLGWEFPPHITGGLGTACYGLTKAMHRLPVEITFVLPRPVQADPASIVRVVPTRSDATPQSPIAYDTLEPGVTPPATPAIAPSGPPFEHVRFHHLPIGLTATGGLPGAYGHRGPALTSTTTATTTTTRHTTPAAPTPPDAPRQTHDVGLGDHTSTNRAAAHPDDHGHLAACHRYAHMCVQLARHEKFDVIHAHDWMTFPAAMTVAAESGKPMVAHVHSTEFDRAGEQIDYRIFDIERRGVHAAVRVVAVSHLTRSILMSRYDVEPKQIDVVYNGIDHPDIRWPDDTQAAAIRPSDRIVLFLGRITMQKGPEYFVAAAKKVLEHDENVKFLVAGAGDRVPEVIRLAAREGLAHKILFTGFLDQADVARVFRMANVYVMPSVSEPFGIAALEAIRHDVPVIVSRSSGVSEVIQHALKVDFWDVNDIADKILAVLRHPPLASELRQNAEIEVRKLTWTDAARHVYRVYEDAIAAMPV, from the coding sequence ATGGCGATGCGCGTGCTCATGCTCGGGTGGGAATTCCCCCCGCACATCACCGGCGGACTCGGTACCGCCTGCTACGGTCTGACCAAGGCGATGCATCGCCTGCCGGTCGAGATTACGTTTGTGCTGCCGCGACCCGTCCAGGCAGACCCCGCATCCATCGTCCGCGTCGTGCCCACACGCAGCGATGCCACGCCACAGTCGCCCATCGCCTACGACACCCTCGAACCGGGCGTCACACCCCCGGCCACGCCCGCGATCGCGCCGTCAGGCCCCCCGTTTGAACACGTGCGTTTCCACCACCTGCCCATCGGCCTCACCGCCACCGGTGGCCTGCCCGGCGCGTACGGCCATCGCGGCCCCGCACTCACATCCACCACAACGGCAACCACAACCACCACGCGTCACACCACGCCCGCCGCGCCCACACCCCCCGACGCGCCGCGGCAAACCCACGACGTCGGCCTTGGCGATCACACCTCCACCAACCGCGCCGCAGCGCATCCGGATGACCACGGCCACCTCGCCGCCTGTCATCGCTACGCCCACATGTGCGTGCAGCTTGCCCGCCATGAAAAGTTCGATGTCATCCACGCTCACGACTGGATGACCTTCCCCGCCGCGATGACGGTCGCCGCCGAGTCGGGCAAGCCGATGGTGGCCCATGTGCACTCGACGGAGTTCGACCGCGCGGGCGAGCAGATCGACTACCGCATCTTCGATATCGAACGACGCGGTGTGCACGCGGCGGTGCGCGTCGTCGCGGTCAGTCACCTCACGCGCTCAATCCTGATGAGCCGGTACGACGTTGAGCCGAAGCAGATCGATGTGGTATACAACGGCATTGACCATCCCGACATCCGCTGGCCGGACGATACGCAGGCGGCGGCGATTCGGCCGAGCGATCGCATCGTGCTGTTCCTCGGCCGCATCACGATGCAAAAAGGGCCCGAGTACTTCGTCGCGGCGGCGAAGAAGGTGCTCGAACACGACGAAAACGTCAAGTTCCTCGTCGCCGGGGCGGGCGATCGCGTGCCGGAGGTGATTCGGCTGGCAGCGCGGGAAGGCCTCGCTCACAAGATCCTGTTCACCGGCTTCCTCGACCAAGCGGACGTGGCGCGTGTTTTCCGCATGGCTAACGTGTACGTCATGCCCTCGGTCAGCGAACCGTTCGGCATCGCAGCGCTCGAAGCCATCCGCCACGACGTGCCGGTCATCGTCTCGCGGTCGTCGGGCGTCAGCGAAGTGATTCAACACGCGCTCAAGGTCGACTTCTGGGACGTGAACGACATTGCCGACAAGATCCTCGCCGTGCTCCGCCACCCGCCGCTGGCCAGCGAGTTGCGTCAGAACGCCGAGATCGAAGTCCGCAAGCTCACCTGGACCGACGCCGCCCGTCACGTCTACCGCGTGTACGAGGATGCCATCGCCGCGATGCCCGTATAA
- a CDS encoding ROK family protein — protein MLPTPRERRLLATLRQAGPLSRRELHERTGWRPNTVGSLVGGLLERGLLCEGEAELVGRGRPRVPVTIDPGRRAVLGMALEPGQVSACRLNLLGERIDDVRLRAASDVSETMAAASELLATSDRLDQVIAVGLSVTGFVDPVAPSILLSSAMPAATPISLEPVHKALGDLPLILENDMHALAAQWSLTHAAGPEEDILLVLVRDGAIGAAVLVDGRPNRGCVVGGNELGHTRFFIDTDRCYCGQVGCLERIVSSAFLHQRGVPTDSRLFELLARDTSDNSAVQTVLDHLAIALSNAVNFIRPNRLVIVSELADHPAVCDRLTESVRSGLLSVLASRVGIETWNGPDGGFAETAGWLALASLYRHGWQPFPTAETDRPRRRRTPRQRASA, from the coding sequence ATGCTACCCACCCCCCGAGAACGCCGACTGCTGGCGACGCTGCGACAGGCCGGGCCGTTAAGTCGGCGGGAGCTGCACGAGCGCACCGGCTGGCGGCCAAACACGGTGGGCAGCCTCGTCGGCGGCCTGCTGGAGCGGGGGCTTCTGTGCGAGGGCGAGGCCGAGCTAGTCGGCCGCGGTCGGCCGCGCGTGCCCGTGACGATCGACCCCGGTCGCCGGGCGGTGCTGGGCATGGCCCTCGAGCCCGGCCAGGTCAGCGCATGTCGGCTAAACCTGCTCGGCGAGCGGATCGACGACGTCCGACTCCGCGCCGCATCCGACGTCAGCGAAACCATGGCCGCGGCGAGCGAACTGCTGGCCACCAGCGATCGGCTGGACCAGGTGATCGCCGTTGGACTCAGCGTCACCGGCTTCGTCGACCCGGTGGCCCCGTCGATCCTGCTCAGCTCCGCCATGCCCGCCGCGACGCCGATCAGCCTCGAACCGGTGCACAAGGCGCTTGGCGATCTACCGCTGATTCTCGAAAACGACATGCACGCCCTCGCCGCACAGTGGAGCCTCACCCACGCCGCCGGGCCGGAGGAAGACATCCTGCTCGTGCTCGTCCGTGACGGCGCGATCGGCGCTGCCGTGCTCGTGGACGGACGCCCCAACCGCGGCTGCGTCGTCGGCGGCAACGAGCTCGGCCACACGCGCTTTTTCATCGATACCGACCGCTGCTACTGCGGACAGGTCGGCTGCCTCGAACGTATCGTCAGCTCCGCCTTCCTCCATCAACGTGGCGTGCCCACCGACTCGCGCCTGTTCGAACTGCTGGCCCGCGATACGAGCGACAACTCGGCGGTGCAAACCGTGCTGGATCACCTGGCCATCGCCTTGAGCAACGCGGTCAACTTCATCCGCCCCAATCGCCTGGTGATTGTCAGCGAGTTGGCCGACCACCCTGCTGTATGCGACCGCCTGACCGAGTCGGTGCGCAGCGGGCTGCTGTCCGTGCTCGCCAGCCGTGTCGGCATCGAAACATGGAACGGGCCCGACGGTGGCTTCGCCGAGACCGCCGGCTGGCTGGCGCTGGCGAGCCTCTACCGCCACGGCTGGCAGCCTTTCCCCACCGCCGAGACCGATCGCCCGCGACGCCGACGCACCCCACGCCAGCGTGCCTCTGCATAA
- the mamK gene encoding MamK family actin-like protein: protein MTQTEPTAGGKPNPQTKGRPVGSGSDEDMGDMRNALLIGIDLGTSRTSIASINGVRKTVESYVGWAKDPVSRKHLGRDIIFGKAALDNRLSVDLYRPLEHGVIKHTGDGDEKNDEYNKNLEAAQELVRHIVHMTEPGRDDVLYGVVGVPAQATKRNKQAILEICQGVLDSVMIVSEPFAVAYGMERTSDVLVIDIGAGTTDLVRMHGTMPGDDDQVSFNIAGDAIDRKLLELIKKNHPEAQITITMCKRIKEQYGFVSSAQDRIMVTLPVDGKPTEHDLTKEVKEACEIIVQPILDGIHKLVSSFDPEFQEKLRNNIILAGGGGTLDGLNKRIEDGLDRVGGGSVTVVDEPMYAGANGSLQLAADMPAEYWQQLK, encoded by the coding sequence ATGACTCAGACCGAACCGACCGCCGGCGGCAAGCCGAACCCCCAGACCAAAGGCCGACCCGTCGGCTCAGGTAGCGACGAAGACATGGGCGACATGCGAAACGCCCTGCTGATCGGCATCGACCTTGGTACGTCGCGTACCAGCATCGCTTCGATCAACGGCGTGCGAAAGACCGTGGAAAGTTACGTCGGCTGGGCCAAGGACCCCGTCAGCCGTAAGCACCTCGGCCGGGACATTATCTTCGGCAAAGCAGCTCTGGATAATCGCCTCTCCGTCGACCTCTACCGCCCGCTGGAACATGGTGTGATCAAGCACACCGGCGACGGCGACGAAAAGAACGACGAATACAACAAAAACCTCGAAGCCGCGCAGGAACTCGTCCGCCACATCGTCCACATGACCGAGCCCGGACGTGATGACGTGCTCTACGGCGTCGTCGGCGTGCCCGCGCAGGCCACCAAGCGAAACAAGCAGGCCATCCTCGAAATCTGCCAGGGCGTGCTCGACAGCGTCATGATCGTCTCCGAGCCGTTCGCCGTCGCATACGGCATGGAACGCACCAGCGACGTGCTCGTGATCGACATCGGTGCCGGCACGACCGACCTCGTCCGCATGCATGGCACCATGCCCGGCGATGACGATCAGGTCAGCTTCAACATCGCCGGCGACGCCATCGACCGTAAACTCCTCGAACTGATTAAGAAAAACCACCCCGAAGCGCAGATCACCATCACCATGTGCAAGCGGATCAAGGAGCAGTACGGCTTCGTGTCCTCCGCACAGGATCGCATCATGGTGACCTTGCCCGTGGACGGTAAGCCCACCGAGCACGACCTGACCAAGGAAGTAAAGGAAGCCTGCGAGATTATCGTCCAGCCGATCCTCGACGGCATCCACAAGCTCGTCTCCAGCTTTGATCCCGAGTTCCAGGAGAAGCTGCGTAACAACATCATTCTCGCCGGCGGTGGCGGTACGCTCGACGGCCTGAACAAGCGGATCGAGGACGGCCTCGACCGCGTCGGCGGCGGCAGCGTCACCGTGGTCGACGAGCCGATGTACGCCGGTGCCAACGGTTCCCTGCAACTCGCGGCCGACATGCCCGCCGAGTACTGGCAGCAGCTCAAGTAA
- the fmt gene encoding methionyl-tRNA formyltransferase, with translation MRIIFVGSGEFGLPTLERLHQQHDVVAVVSQPDRPAGRKRQLTPTPIAAWAQQQSLPLLKADDVNTNAFIEQLAPYQPDAAVVVAFGQKLSPGLIDALGKLVVNLHGSLLPKYRGAAPVNWALINGDTRTGVTVIGLAQRMDAGAMYAQAELQITPHETAGELHDRLAQLGPDIIEQVLDRFEQGILEPQHQDDTQATRAPKLSKADGTADFTQPAEQVRNRIHGLTPWPGCRVNWHCQHTGQTQPLTLRRADAMPNLPDFVKTDTPPGTVLDGMLVMTGQGVIKLLELQAAGTRPMNAHAFANGHHLAPGDHLEMLDR, from the coding sequence ATGCGAATCATCTTCGTCGGCTCTGGAGAATTCGGCCTGCCCACACTCGAACGGCTGCATCAGCAGCACGATGTGGTCGCCGTGGTCAGTCAACCCGATCGGCCCGCCGGCCGTAAACGGCAACTCACGCCCACACCCATCGCTGCATGGGCACAGCAGCAAAGCCTGCCCTTGCTCAAGGCCGACGACGTCAACACCAACGCCTTCATCGAGCAGCTCGCGCCTTACCAGCCCGACGCGGCCGTGGTCGTCGCGTTCGGACAAAAGCTCTCGCCCGGCCTCATCGACGCGCTCGGCAAGCTCGTCGTAAATCTGCACGGCTCACTGTTGCCGAAGTACCGCGGCGCCGCGCCCGTCAACTGGGCACTGATCAATGGTGACACACGCACCGGCGTCACCGTCATCGGCCTGGCGCAACGCATGGACGCCGGCGCGATGTACGCCCAGGCCGAGTTGCAGATCACCCCCCACGAAACCGCGGGCGAACTGCACGACCGCCTCGCTCAACTCGGCCCGGACATCATCGAACAAGTGCTCGATCGCTTCGAGCAAGGCATCCTTGAGCCGCAACATCAGGACGACACACAGGCGACGCGCGCCCCCAAACTCAGCAAAGCCGACGGCACAGCCGACTTCACCCAGCCCGCCGAGCAGGTCCGCAACCGCATCCACGGCCTGACGCCCTGGCCCGGCTGCCGCGTCAACTGGCATTGCCAGCACACCGGCCAAACACAACCGCTCACCCTCCGCCGCGCCGATGCCATGCCCAACCTGCCCGACTTCGTCAAAACAGACACGCCGCCCGGCACGGTGCTCGACGGCATGCTCGTCATGACAGGCCAGGGCGTGATCAAACTGCTCGAACTGCAAGCCGCCGGCACGCGACCCATGAACGCACATGCCTTCGCTAACGGCCATCACCTCGCGCCGGGCGATCATCTCGAAATGCTCGATCGCTGA